One window from the genome of Diceros bicornis minor isolate mBicDic1 chromosome 1, mDicBic1.mat.cur, whole genome shotgun sequence encodes:
- the KIAA1191 gene encoding putative monooxygenase p33MONOX isoform X2: protein MSLPIGMYRRAFSYDDALEDPTPMTPPPSDMGSIPWKPVIPERKYQDLAKVEEGEASVSSPAMTLSPAIDSMDKVPVVKAKATRVIMNSLITKQTQESIQRFEQQAGLTDAGYTPHKGLTTEETKYLRVAEALHKLKLQSGEIAREEKQPASAQSTPGSTPHSSPKQKTRGWFASGSSTALPGPNLSTMDSGSGDKDRILADKWSLFGPRSLQKSDLGGFATQAYRGAQKPSPMELIHAQATRMAEDPATFKPPKMDLPVIEGKKQPPRTHNLKPRDLNVLTPTGF, encoded by the exons ATGTCCCTGCCCATCGGGATGTACCGCCGGGCATTCAGCTATGATGATGCCCTCGAGGACCCTACGCCCATGACTCCCCCTCCATCGGACATGGGCAGCATCCCCTGGAAGCCAGTGATTCCAGAGCGCAAGTATCAGGACCTCGCCAAG gtggaggaaggagaggcCAGTGTCTCCTCCCCTGCCATGACCCTGTCACCGGCCATTGACAGTATGGACAAGGTCCCTGTGGTGAAGGCTAAAGCTACTCGTGTCATCATGAATTCTCTGATCACAA AACAGACCCAGGAGAGCATTCAGCGTTTTGAGCAACAGGCAGGGCTGACAGATGCTGGCTACACACCCCACAAGGGCCTGACCACTGAGGAGACCAAGTACCTTCGAGTGGCAGAAGCACTCCAC AAACTAAAGCTACAGAGTGGAGAGATAGCAAGAGAAGAGAAGCAGCCAGCTTCCGCCCAGTCCACCCCAGGCAGCACCCCTCACTCTTCCCCTAAGCAGAAGACCAG AGGCTGGTTCGCTTCTGGTTCTTCCACAGCCTTACCTGGCCCAAATCTTAGCACCATGGATTCTGGAAGCGGGGATAAAGACAGAATCCTGGCAGATAAATGGAGCCTCTTTGGACCAAGATCCCTCCAGAAGTCTGATTTGG GAGGTTTTGCCACCCAGGCCTACAGAGGAGCCCAGAAGCCTTCTCCAATGGAACTGATCCATGCGCAGGCCACCCGAATGGCCGAAGATCCAGCAACCTTCAAGCCACCCAAGATGGACCTCCCAGTGATAGAAGGGAAGAAACAACCGCCACGGACCCATAATCTCAAACCCCGTGACTTGAATGTGCTCACACCCACTGGCTTCTAG
- the KIAA1191 gene encoding putative monooxygenase p33MONOX isoform X1, whose amino-acid sequence MASRQPEVPALEPSGPLGKMSLPIGMYRRAFSYDDALEDPTPMTPPPSDMGSIPWKPVIPERKYQDLAKVEEGEASVSSPAMTLSPAIDSMDKVPVVKAKATRVIMNSLITKQTQESIQRFEQQAGLTDAGYTPHKGLTTEETKYLRVAEALHKLKLQSGEIAREEKQPASAQSTPGSTPHSSPKQKTRGWFASGSSTALPGPNLSTMDSGSGDKDRILADKWSLFGPRSLQKSDLGGFATQAYRGAQKPSPMELIHAQATRMAEDPATFKPPKMDLPVIEGKKQPPRTHNLKPRDLNVLTPTGF is encoded by the exons ATGGCTTCGAGACAACCAGAAGTGCCTG CTCTTGAGCCTAGTGGGCCTCTAGGCAAGATGTCCCTGCCCATCGGGATGTACCGCCGGGCATTCAGCTATGATGATGCCCTCGAGGACCCTACGCCCATGACTCCCCCTCCATCGGACATGGGCAGCATCCCCTGGAAGCCAGTGATTCCAGAGCGCAAGTATCAGGACCTCGCCAAG gtggaggaaggagaggcCAGTGTCTCCTCCCCTGCCATGACCCTGTCACCGGCCATTGACAGTATGGACAAGGTCCCTGTGGTGAAGGCTAAAGCTACTCGTGTCATCATGAATTCTCTGATCACAA AACAGACCCAGGAGAGCATTCAGCGTTTTGAGCAACAGGCAGGGCTGACAGATGCTGGCTACACACCCCACAAGGGCCTGACCACTGAGGAGACCAAGTACCTTCGAGTGGCAGAAGCACTCCAC AAACTAAAGCTACAGAGTGGAGAGATAGCAAGAGAAGAGAAGCAGCCAGCTTCCGCCCAGTCCACCCCAGGCAGCACCCCTCACTCTTCCCCTAAGCAGAAGACCAG AGGCTGGTTCGCTTCTGGTTCTTCCACAGCCTTACCTGGCCCAAATCTTAGCACCATGGATTCTGGAAGCGGGGATAAAGACAGAATCCTGGCAGATAAATGGAGCCTCTTTGGACCAAGATCCCTCCAGAAGTCTGATTTGG GAGGTTTTGCCACCCAGGCCTACAGAGGAGCCCAGAAGCCTTCTCCAATGGAACTGATCCATGCGCAGGCCACCCGAATGGCCGAAGATCCAGCAACCTTCAAGCCACCCAAGATGGACCTCCCAGTGATAGAAGGGAAGAAACAACCGCCACGGACCCATAATCTCAAACCCCGTGACTTGAATGTGCTCACACCCACTGGCTTCTAG